A window of the Cygnus atratus isolate AKBS03 ecotype Queensland, Australia chromosome 4, CAtr_DNAZoo_HiC_assembly, whole genome shotgun sequence genome harbors these coding sequences:
- the DUSP4 gene encoding dual specificity protein phosphatase 4 translates to MVATEGLREMEGSALRRLVGRDEASPGPGGGGPGGPSGGPGRCLVLDCRPFLAHSAGHIRGALNVRCNTIVRRRAKGAVSLEQILPAEGEVRARLRAGLYAAVVVYDERSPRAEALRDDSTVALVVRALRRDSARADIRLLAGGYERFASEYPEFCAKTKTLSSISPLSSAEPLDLGFSSCGTPLHDQGGPVEILPFLYLGSAYHAARRDMLDALGITALLNVSSDCPNHFEGHYQYKCIPVEDNHKADISSWFMEAIEYIDSVKECCGRVLVHCQAGISRSATICLAYLMMKKRVKLEEAFEFVKQRRSIISPNFSFMGQLLQFESQVLATSCAVEAASPSGTLRERGKATSTPNSQFVFSFPVSVGVHTTPSSLPYLHSPITMSPSC, encoded by the exons ATGGTGGCCACCGAGGGGCTGCGGGAGATGGAGGGCAGCGCCCTGCGGCGCCTGGTGGGCCGCGACGAGGCGAGCCCCGGGCCCGGTGGAGGTGGCCCCGGCGGCCCCTCCGGCGGCCCCGGGCGGTGCCTGGTGCTGGACTGCCGCCCCTTCCTGGCGCACAGCGCCGGCCACATCCGCGGGGCGCTCAACGTGCGCTGCAACACGATCGTGCGGCGGCGGGCCAAGGGGGCCGTGAGCCTGGAGCAGATCCTGCCGGCCGAGGGCGAGGTGCGGGCGCGGCTGCGCGCCGGGCTGTACGCCGCCGTGGTGGTGTACGACGAGCGCAGCCCCCGCGCCGAGGCCCTGCGCGACGACAGCACCGTGGCGCTGGTGGTGCGCGCCCTCCGTCGCGACTCGGCGCGCGCCGACATCCGCCTGCTCGCAG GGGGTTATGAGCGTTTTGCCTCAGAGTATCCTGAGTTCTGTGCCAAAACCAAGACCCTGAGCAGTATTTCACCCCTCAGCAGCGCCGAGCCCCTGGATTTGGGCTTCAGTTCCTGTGGGACTCCCCTTCACGACCAG GGTGGCCCCGTAGaaatccttcccttcctctACCTTGGCAGCGCCTACCACGCTGCGCGGCGGGACATGCTCGACGCGCTGGGCATCACGGCGCTGCTGAACGTCTCCTCCGACTGCCCCAACCACTTCGAGGGGCACTACCAGTACAAGTGCATCCCCGTGGAGGACAACCACAAAGCCGACATCAGCTCGTGGTTCATGGAGGCCATCGAGTACATCG ACTCGGTGAAGGAGTGCTGCGGCCGGGTCCTCGTCCACTGCCAGGCCGGCATCTCCCGCTCGGCCACCATCTGCTTGGCTTACCTGATGATGAAGAAGCGTGTCAAGCTGGAAGAGGCCTTCGAATTCGTCAAGCAGCGCCGCAGCATCATCTCCCCCAACTTCAGCttcatggggcagctgctgcagtttgaGTCACAGGTGTTGGCCACCTCCTGCGCAGTGGAAGCTGCCAGCCCCTCGGGGACACTGCGGGAGCGGGGCAAGGCCACCTCCACCCCCAACTCCCAGTTTGTCTTCAGCTTCCCTGTCTCTGTCGGCGTCCACAccacccccagcagcctcccgTACCTGCACAGCCCCATCACGATGTCACCCAGCTGTTAG